AGTGCGGCGCTGGAACAGCCTGATCACCCGGCCGAACGTCATGGTCAAGATCCCGGGGACGCCGGAGGGCTACCCGGCGATCGAGGAGATGATCGCGGAAGGCCGGCATATCAACATCACGTTGTTGTTCTCCATCGAGGCCTACCGCCGCGTCCAGGAGGCGTACCTCCGCGGGCTCGAGCGCCGGGTCGCCGCGGGCGAGCCCGTTCATCAGGTCGCGTCCGTCGCGAGCTTCTTCGTGAGCCGGATCGACACGGAAGCGGACAAGCGGTTGGAGGCGCGCGCCGCGGCGGCTCCGCCCGAACAGGCCGAGACCCTCCGGGCGCTGCGCGGCAAGGTGGCCGTGGCCAACGCCAAGCTCGCGTACCGCCTGTACCAGCAGACCTTCACCGGCGCGCGGTGGCAGGCGCTCGCGGGCCGGGGCGCCCGGGTCCAGCGGCCGCTGTGGGCCAGCACCAGCACCAAGAACCCGGCGTACCCGGACCTGCTGTATGTCGAGACGCTCGTCGGCCGCGACACCATCAACACCCTGCCGCCGCAGACGATCGAAGCGCTGCGGGACCACGGGCGGGTCGTGCCCGACGCCGTGACGCGGGGTGTCGATGAGGCGGACCGCGTGTTCGCCAAGCTGC
The nucleotide sequence above comes from bacterium. Encoded proteins:
- the tal gene encoding transaldolase, coding for MTDSTRGAKGGADPIRALLDAGQSVWLDFMHRGILKSGELRRLVETGIRGVTSNPTIFEKAITGSHDYDEQISKLAAEGKSTTEIYEAVVVDDIRGAADTLRPVFDATGGADGFVSIEVSPLLAHDTPGTIQEVRRWNSLITRPNVMVKIPGTPEGYPAIEEMIAEGRHINITLLFSIEAYRRVQEAYLRGLERRVAAGEPVHQVASVASFFVSRIDTEADKRLEARAAAAPPEQAETLRALRGKVAVANAKLAYRLYQQTFTGARWQALAGRGARVQRPLWASTSTKNPAYPDLLYVETLVGRDTINTLPPQTIEALRDHGRVVPDAVTRGVDEADRVFAKLREVGLSIDAVTQAVLDAGVQSFADSFNQLTKAIASRSQDVKAGGRR